In Quercus robur chromosome 11, dhQueRobu3.1, whole genome shotgun sequence, the following proteins share a genomic window:
- the LOC126707385 gene encoding protein NUCLEOLAR COMPLEX ASSOCIATED 4 — translation MASIASKNAKNKSKSKSKSKERLSLSELKTLGHQLLSSRAHINNLPILLSHMSPTSPPPHALESLLSLHSFFAPILSDLPSSKPSSINHRDDDPELIYNTWVRSKFDIFVNSLIDFAASPLADETLKEVVLDTMMEFVKVANGGRFHSAIYHRLLHAIVHSTVPLNFVVDLLVSKYFKYIDVRYFTYISLEKLARTLEEKDISDHGDVNADSNDESHSKSSLEIFIHNIHYVILHIPPLEGSDEKSDFEMWSRSGGDSKELSGNPKAEDKQLHTEKNKNNVLSAAKIAKKMKLKFTKAWISFLRLQLPLDVYKEVLVTLHQAVIPYLSNPIMLCDFLTRSYDIGGVVSVMALSSLFILMTQYGLEYPNFYEKLYALLVPSIFMAKHRAKFFQLLDSCLKSTLLPAYLAAAFAKKLSRLSLSVPASGALVIIALIHNLLRRHPSINCLVHREVQEETAKETDADMSSRKLGIDHFDNEESNPIKSKAMKSSLWEIDTLRHHYCPAVSRFVLSLENDLTVRAKTTEMTVQDFSSGSYATIFGDEIRRRVKQVPLAFYKATPTSLFSESDFPGWTFKHDGKETIDGNDEKQITNISDECDNSSAKRQRVENS, via the exons ATGGCTTCCATTGCTTCAAAAAACGCAAAGAACAAATCAAAATCGAAATCGAAATCGAAAGAGAGACTCTCTCTGTCAGAGCTGAAAACCCTAGGGCACCAGCTGCTCTCATCTCGAGCTCACATCAACAACCTCCCTATCCTCCTCTCCCACATGTCTCCGACCTCGCCTCCTCCACACGCTCTCGAATCCCTCCTCTCTCTCCACTCCTTCTTCGCTCCCATCCTCTCCGACCTCCCTTCTTCCAAGCCTTCTTCCATCAACCACCGCGATGACGACCCTGAACTTATCTACAACACTTGGGTCCGTTCCAAGTTCGATATCTTCGTCAATTCCCTCATCGACTTCGCCGCTTCTCCTCTCGCCGACGAAACCCTCAAA GAGGTTGTGTTGGATACGATGATGGAGTTTGTGAAAGTTGCAAATGGTGGGAGGTTTCACTCTGCTATATACCACAGGCTTTTACATGCTATT GTTCACTCCACGGTGCCGCTTAATTTCGTTGTAGACTTGCTTGTGTCGAAGTACTTCAAGTACATTGATGTACG TTATTTTACCTACATTAGTCTGGAAAAACTTGCTAGAACTTTGGAGGAAAAAGACATTTCTG ATCACGGAGATGTGAATGCAGACAGCAACGATGAGAGTCATTCAAAATCTAG CTTGGAGATTTTTATTCACAATATACATTATGTTATATTGCACATCCCCCCACTTGAAGGCTCAGATGAAAAATCAGATTTCGAGATGTGGAGCAGATCAG GAGGTGATAGTAAAGAGCTCTCTGGGAATCCAAAGGCAGAAGATAAACAGCTCCATACTGAGAAGAACAAGAATAAT GTGTTGTCTGCTGCCAAAATTGCCAAAaagatgaaattaaaatttacaaaagcaTGGATTTCATTTCTTAGGTTACAGCTTCCACTTGATGTATACAAGGAG GTTCTTGTGACTCTTCACCAGGCCGTCATTCCTTATCTGTCTAATCCTATAATGTTATG TGATTTTTTGACAAGATCATATGACATTGGTGGTGTTGTCAGTGTCATGGCTCTTAGCAGTCTCTTCATCCTCATGACACAGTATGGTTTAGAGTACCCTAACTTTTATGAAAAGCTTTATGCTTTATTGGTCCCTTCTATCTTCATGGCAAAACATCGGGCAAAATTTTTCCAG CTTCTTGATTCTTGCTTAAAGTCTACACTTCTCCCGGCATATTTGGCAGCTGCTTTTGCTAAGAAATTGAGTCGGCTGTCGCTTTCAGTTCCTGCTTCAGGAGCATTGGTTATTATAGCTCTGATTCACAATCTTTTACGAAGACATCCTTCAATCAACTGTTTGGTGCACCGG GAAGTTCAAGAGGAAACCGCAAAAGAAACAGATGCAGATATGTCCAGCAGGAAACTAGGCATTGATCATTTTGACAATGAGGAAAGTAATCCTATAAAGTCCAAGGCCATGA AAAGTTCCCTTTGGGAGATTGATACCCTCCGTCACCACTACTGCCCTGCTGTCTCAAG GTTTGTTTTATCACTTGAGAATGACTTGACAGTCAGAGCTAAAACGACTGAAATGACAGTTCAAGATTTCAGTTCTGGTTCATATGCAACAATTTTTGGGGATGAG ATTAGGCGAAGGGTAAAACAGGTTCCACTGGCATTCTACAAAGCTACTCCCACCTCTTTGTTCTCAGAGTCTGATTTTCCTGGTTGGACTTTTAAACATGATGGCAAGGAAACAATTGATGGCAATGATGAGAAACAGATTACTAATATATCCGATGAATGTGATAATAGTTCTGCAAAACGACAACGAGTAGAGAATTCATGA
- the LOC126707386 gene encoding probable protein phosphatase 2C 27 isoform X2, with translation MRNDKSETAESTKVVLMGKPPRYLPPIRHCMSSTQLASTAEVELDSGVVSTESPSDGNAMFVPVFRSGSCSEIGPKPYMEDEHICIDNLFEHLGSTAPFPSPGAFYGVFDGHGGIDAALFVRENILRFILEDSHFPICVNKAIKSAFLRADHAFADAASLDSSSGTTALTALIFGRMMLIANAGDCRAVLGKRGKAVELSRDHKPDSFSERLRIEKLGGVVYDGYLNGQLSVARAIGDWHMKDPKGSSSPLSAEPELQDMVLNEEDEFLILGCDGLWDVMSSQCAVTIARKELMLHNDPERCSRELVREALKRNTCDNLTVVTVCFSPDPPPALEIPKFQFKRCISAESLDLLQDLLDSNI, from the exons ATGAGAAATGATAAATCTGAAACTGCAGAGAGCACAAAAGTAGTGCTCATGGGGAAACCTCCTCGGTACCTCCCACCAATAAGACACTGCATGAGCTCAACTCAGTTGGCTTCTACTGCTGAAGTG GAATTGGATAGTGGGGTTGTTAGCACAGAGTCACCATCAGATGGTAATGCCATGTTTGTACCTGTTTTTCGTTCTGGAAGCTGTTCAGAGATTGGACCCAAACCTTATATGGAGGATGAGCACATATGTATCGATAATCTTTTTGAACATCTAGGTTCAACTGCACCCTTCCCTTCTCCTGGAGCTTTCTATGGG GTGTTTGATGGCCATGGGGGTATAGATGCAGCTTTATTTGTGAGAGAGAACATTCTTCGATTTATATTGGAGGACTCTCATTTCCCCATTTGTGTGAACAAGGCCATTAAGAGTGCTTTTCTGAGAGCTGACCATGCTTTTGCTGATGCAGCTTCTCTTGATAGTTCCTCTGGCACCACTGCCTTGACTGCCCTTATTTTTGGAAG GATGATGCTAATTGCCAATGCAGGGGACTGTCGAGCTGTGTTGGGGAAACGTGGTAAGGCAGTAGAGCTGTCCAGAGACCATAAACCCGATAGCTTCTCTGAGAGACTAAGAATTGAGAAGCTTGGTGGTGTAGTATATGATGGATACCTTAATGGTCAATTATCAGTGGCTCGAGCTATTGGAGATTGGCACATGAAAGATCCCAAAGGCTCATCCAGTCCGTTGAGTGCAGAGCCAGAGCTTCAGGACATGGTActgaatgaagaagatgaattCCTTATACTAGGCTGTGATGGCCTATGGGATGTGATGAGCAGCCAGTGTGCAGTAACAATTGCAAGGAAAGAGTTAATGCTTCACAATGATCCGGAGAGATGCTCAAGGGAGCTGGTTAGGGAGGCACTCAAACGCAATACATGTGATAACCTGACTGTTGTTACTGTGTGTTTCTCCCCAGACCCACCACCTGCGCTTGAGATCCCGAAATTCCAATTCAAAAGGTGTATATCTGCAGAAAGTCTAGATCTTCTCCAAGATCTTCTGGACAGTAATATATGA
- the LOC126707386 gene encoding probable protein phosphatase 2C 27 isoform X1, translating into MDASFKIKKMAAGTEYQPHLSILEDGCRKGNVTSMRNDKSETAESTKVVLMGKPPRYLPPIRHCMSSTQLASTAEVELDSGVVSTESPSDGNAMFVPVFRSGSCSEIGPKPYMEDEHICIDNLFEHLGSTAPFPSPGAFYGVFDGHGGIDAALFVRENILRFILEDSHFPICVNKAIKSAFLRADHAFADAASLDSSSGTTALTALIFGRMMLIANAGDCRAVLGKRGKAVELSRDHKPDSFSERLRIEKLGGVVYDGYLNGQLSVARAIGDWHMKDPKGSSSPLSAEPELQDMVLNEEDEFLILGCDGLWDVMSSQCAVTIARKELMLHNDPERCSRELVREALKRNTCDNLTVVTVCFSPDPPPALEIPKFQFKRCISAESLDLLQDLLDSNI; encoded by the exons ATGGATgcaagttttaaaataaaaaaaatggctgCAGGGACTGAATACCAACCTCATCTTTCCATTTTAGAAGATGGTTGCAGAAAGGGGAATGTGACCTCAATGAGAAATGATAAATCTGAAACTGCAGAGAGCACAAAAGTAGTGCTCATGGGGAAACCTCCTCGGTACCTCCCACCAATAAGACACTGCATGAGCTCAACTCAGTTGGCTTCTACTGCTGAAGTG GAATTGGATAGTGGGGTTGTTAGCACAGAGTCACCATCAGATGGTAATGCCATGTTTGTACCTGTTTTTCGTTCTGGAAGCTGTTCAGAGATTGGACCCAAACCTTATATGGAGGATGAGCACATATGTATCGATAATCTTTTTGAACATCTAGGTTCAACTGCACCCTTCCCTTCTCCTGGAGCTTTCTATGGG GTGTTTGATGGCCATGGGGGTATAGATGCAGCTTTATTTGTGAGAGAGAACATTCTTCGATTTATATTGGAGGACTCTCATTTCCCCATTTGTGTGAACAAGGCCATTAAGAGTGCTTTTCTGAGAGCTGACCATGCTTTTGCTGATGCAGCTTCTCTTGATAGTTCCTCTGGCACCACTGCCTTGACTGCCCTTATTTTTGGAAG GATGATGCTAATTGCCAATGCAGGGGACTGTCGAGCTGTGTTGGGGAAACGTGGTAAGGCAGTAGAGCTGTCCAGAGACCATAAACCCGATAGCTTCTCTGAGAGACTAAGAATTGAGAAGCTTGGTGGTGTAGTATATGATGGATACCTTAATGGTCAATTATCAGTGGCTCGAGCTATTGGAGATTGGCACATGAAAGATCCCAAAGGCTCATCCAGTCCGTTGAGTGCAGAGCCAGAGCTTCAGGACATGGTActgaatgaagaagatgaattCCTTATACTAGGCTGTGATGGCCTATGGGATGTGATGAGCAGCCAGTGTGCAGTAACAATTGCAAGGAAAGAGTTAATGCTTCACAATGATCCGGAGAGATGCTCAAGGGAGCTGGTTAGGGAGGCACTCAAACGCAATACATGTGATAACCTGACTGTTGTTACTGTGTGTTTCTCCCCAGACCCACCACCTGCGCTTGAGATCCCGAAATTCCAATTCAAAAGGTGTATATCTGCAGAAAGTCTAGATCTTCTCCAAGATCTTCTGGACAGTAATATATGA
- the LOC126706951 gene encoding probable anion transporter 5, producing the protein MLRLIRHELREIRLIGRGNSGNKRGSSTKEQLLRRMKLPKRYMIVLLTFISTFICYVERVGFSIAYTVEADAAGVNQSIKGSILSTFYYGYACSQVAGGWAAQRVGGRCVLLVSFMLWSLTCGFVPTDPNHVIVLVIARFLVGMAQGFIFPSIHTVLAQWVQPHERSRCVSLATSGMYLGAAAGMLVLPSLVKLRGPRYVFLAEAALGAVWSVLWLSYASDPPLPEHPKSNAAGFGQLFSSIKESQKIKVENGGGSIRSAKIPWKSILVSLPVWAIVANNFTFHYTLYVLMNWLPTYFEKGLQLSLQEMGFYKMIPFLNMFIFSNVGGVIADHLITNRILSVTGTRKFLNTIGFVVASVALVALPIFHTSVGAVFCSSMALGFLALGRAGFAVNHMDIAPRYAGIVMGVSNTAGTLAGIIGVDFTGRLLEAAKTDNSDLLSPESWKSVFMIPGVLCIISSLGFLLLSTGERIFD; encoded by the coding sequence ATGTTAAGATTGATAAGACATGAGCTTCGGGAAATAAGGCTTATTGGCAGAGGGAATAGTGGAAATAAACGTGGTTCTTCCACAAAAGAACAACTATTGAGGAGGATGAAACTCCCTAAGCGTTACATGATTGTCCTTTTAACCTTCATCAGTACGTTTATTTGCTATGTAGAACGCGTGGGCTTCTCAATTGCATACACTGTCGAGGCTGATGCTGCTGGTGTAAACCAATCAATTAAAGGTTCAATACTTTCTACATTCTACTATGGATATGCCTGTTCACAAGTGGCAGGAGGATGGGCAGCTCAGAGAGTAGGGGGAAGATGTGTTCTCCTCGTCTCATTTATGTTATGGTCGTTAACTTGTGGTTTTGTCCCAACAGATCCAAATCATGTCATAGTTTTGGTGATAGCCCGCTTTCTTGTAGGCATGGCACAAGGGTTTATCTTCCCATCCATCCACACTGTGTTAGCACAGTGGGTTCAACCTCATGAGAGGTCTAGATGTGTTTCTCTTGCAACATCTGGGATGTACCTGGGTGCAGCTGCAGGAATGCTTGTCCTCCCAAGCCTTGTGAAGCTCAGAGGCCCAAGATATGTTTTTCTTGCTGAAGCAGCATTGGGTGCTGTATGGTCAGTGCTTTGGTTAAGCTATGCCAGTGACCCTCCTTTGCCTGAGCATCCAAAATCCAATGCTGCTGGTTTTGGGCAGTTATTTTCGTCAATAAAAGAGAGTCAGAAGATCAAAGTGGAGAATGGAGGAGGTTCTATCAGAAGTGCTAAAATACCATGGAAGAGCATTTTAGTCAGCTTACCCGTTTGGGCAATTGTGGCAAACAATTTCACATTCCATTATACATTATATGTGTTGATGAATTGGCTgccaacatattttgaaaaaggCCTCCAGCTTAGTCTTCAGGAAATGGGCTTTTATAAGATGATACCTTTTCTTAACATGTTTATCTTCTCAAATGTTGGTGGGGTAATTGCTGACCACTTGATCACCAATAGGATCTTGTCTGTGACTGGAACCAGGAAGTTCCTAAACACAATAGGATTTGTAGTTGCTTCTGTTGCATTGGTGGCACTTCCTATTTTCCACACTTCTGTTGGGGCTGTCTTTTGTTCTTCTATGGCACTTGGTTTCCTGGCACTAGGAAGAGCTGGATTTGCTGTGAATCACATGGATATTGCTCCAAGATATGCAGGAATTGTGATGGGAGTTTCTAACACTGCTGGAACATTAGCTGGCATTATTGGAGTTGATTTTACTGGGCGGCTTCTTGAAGCTGCTAAAACTGATAATTCAGATCTTTTGAGTCCAGAAAGCTGGAAATCAGTGTTCATGATACCGGGGGTGCTCTGCATCATCAGCTCACTTGGATTTTTATTACTCTCAACTGGAGAGAGGATTTTCGACTGA
- the LOC126705994 gene encoding glutamate receptor 3.2-like isoform X1, translated as MNLVWHVSILALYIGIFSEGASRPDVVNVGALFTFSTINGKVSRIAIKAAEDDINSDPSILGGTKLSILMHDSNFSGFLGIIGALKYMETDTVAIIGPQNSVMAHVLSHLANELHVPLLSFTALDPTLSPLQYPYFVQTAPNDEFQMTAIADMISYFRWGEIVAVYSDDDQSRNGITALGDKLAERRCKITYKAALPPDPTATQSDIKDQLVKVQMMEARVIVLHTYSKTGLLVFEEAQNLGMMDRGYVWIASTWLSTVLDSVSPLPSKTAHSIQGVLTLRPHTPNSTRKSAFMLRWQKLSNNSIGFNPYGLYAYDTVWMIARAVDLLLDQQGTISFSNDSYLNHEGKGTLNLRALSIFDGGKQLLDNILQTNMTGLTGPIQFSPDRSPFHPSYDILNVIETGHRQIGYWSNYSGLSVVTPETLYTRPPNRSSSSQQLDGVVWPGGTTKKPRGWVFANNGRQLRIGVPNRVSYQDFVSRSQVNGTDTVRGYCIDVFLAAIKLLPYAVPHRFILFGDGHKNPSYSELVNMITTNVFDAVVGDIAIVTNRTKKVDFTQPYIESGLVVVAPVRKSNSSAWAFLRPFTPFMWAVTAAFFLIIGTVVWILEHRINDEFRGPPRKQVATILWFSFSTMFFAHRENTVSTLGRVVIIIWLFVVLIINSSYTASLTSILTVQQLSSPITGIDSLGTSNERIGFQVGSFAENYLMEELNIPKSRLVALGSPEEYAVALENRTVAAVVDEQPYIELFLSDHCKFKIRGPEFTKSGWGFAFPRDSPLALDLSTAILTLSENGELQRIHDKWLSRKSCGSQATTNESDELQLESFLGLFLICGAACFLALLIYFCLMLCQFSRHGIPEESDPSRGAGSHSARVRTFLSFADEKEDVYKSKSKRKREEMLSNSRVKEDESKRAQMDSSQQRHDCEISVH; from the exons ATGAATCTGGTTTGGCATGTGTCAATTCTTGCTCTCTATATTGGAATATTCTCTGAAGGGGCTTCAAGACCTGATGTAGTTAATGTTGGAGCTCTCTTCACATTTAGCACGATCAATGGGAAGGTATCACGGATTGCAATTAAGGCTGCTGAGGATGACATAAATTCTGATCCAAGCATTCTTGGTGGAACTAAATTGTCTATACTTATGCATGATTCCAACTTTAGTGGATTTCTTGGCATCATTGGGG CATTAAAGTACATGGAGACTGACACAGTAGCTATAATTGGTCCACAAAATTCTGTGATGGCCCATGTACTCTCACATCTTGCAAATGAACTCCATGTCCCTTTATTGTCATTCACAGCACTGGATCCCACCCTATCACCTCTGCAATACCCTTACTTTGTACAAACAGCACCCAATGATGAATTCCAGATGACTGCTATTGCTGATATGATTAGTTATTTTCGTTGGGGAGAGATTGTTGCAGTTTATAGCGATGATGATCAGAGCCGAAATGGTATTACTGCTTTAGGTGATAAACTTGCAGAAAGACGCTGCAAAATTACTTATAAAGCAGCACTTCCCCCTGACCCTACAGCAACACAAAGTGACATTAAAGATCAACTAGTAAAGGTTCAAATGATGGAAGCTCGAGTAATTGTTTTACATACCTACTCCAAAACAGGTCTCCTGGTTTTCGAGGAGGCCCAGAATCTTGGAATGATGGATCGTGGGTATGTTTGGATAGCTTCCACTTGGCTATCTACTGTTCTAGATTCAGTCTCTCCACTTCCTTCAAAAACTGCACACTCTATCCAAGGAGTTTTGACACTTCGTCCACACACACCAAATTCAACAAGGAAAAGTGCTTTTATGTTACGGTGGCAAAAGCTGAGTAATAATTCTATTGGGTTCAACCCTTACGGTCTATATGCCTATGATACTGTTTGGATGATTGCTCGTGCAGTAGATTTGTTGCTTGATCAGCAAGGAACAATTTCATTCTCCAACGATTCTTATTTAAATCATGAGGGGAAAGGGACTCTGAATCTTAGAGCATTAAGCATTTTTGATGGGGGGAAGCAGCTGCTTGACAACATATTGCAGACCAATATGACAGGTTTGACGGGACCTATTCAATTTAGTCCTGACAGATCTCCATTCCATCCTTCATATGATATCCTTAACGTGATTGAAACTGGTCATAGGCAGATTGGATACTGGTCTAATTATTCTGGACTATCTGTTGTGACCCCGGAGACACTTTATACAAGACCACCAAACCGTTCTAGTTCGAGTCAGCAATTAGACGGTGTGGTATGGCCTGGAGGAACTACAAAGAAGCCTCGTGGATGGGTTTTTGCAAACAATGGAAGGCAATTGAGAATTGGAGTTCCAAACCGAGTTAGTTATCAGGACTTTGTCTCACGATCACAAGTAAATGGTACTGATACAGTCCGAGGATATTGCATAGATGTCTTCCTTGCTGCCATTAAGTTGCTTCCTTATGCAGTTCCACATAGGTTCATTCTCTTTGGAGATGGTCATAAGAATCCAAGCTACTCTGAGCTTGTAAATATGATCACAACAAAT GTTTTTGATGCTGTTGTAGGTGACATTGCAATTGTCACAAACAGAACAAAGAAAGTGGATTTTACTCAGCCATATATAGAGTCAGGACTAGTTGTGGTGGCCCCAGTCAGGAAGTCAAATTCAAGTGCCTGGGCATTCTTAAGACCATTTACTCCATTCATGTGGGCTGTCACAGCAGCTTTTTTCCTAATTATTGGAACTGTTGTGTGGATTCTTGAACATAGAATAAATGATGAATTCCGAGGACCTCCTAGGAAACAAGTAGCCACAATACTATG GTTTAGCTTCTCTACTATGTTTTTTGCGCACA GAGAAAATACAGTGAGCACACTTGGTCGTGTTGTGATTATCATCTGGCTTTTTGTGGTTCTCATAATCAACTCAAGCTATACAGCAAGCCTGACATCAATACTCACAGTGCAACAGCTTTCCTCCCCCATCACAGGAATTGATTCCCTGGGGACTAGCAATGAACGGATAGGATTCCAAGTAGGATCTTTTGCTGAAAACTATTTGATGGAGGAACTCAACATCCCAAAATCTAGACTGGTTGCTCTTGGCTCACCGGAAGAATATGCTGTCGCCCTTGAGAACAGAACTGTTGCTGCTGTGGTTGATGAACAGCCATATATAGAGCTCTTCCTGTCAGATCACTGCAAGTTTAAAATTAGAGGCCCAGAGTTCACCAAAAGCGGGTGGGGATTT GCATTTCCAAGAGACTCCCCTTTAGCCTTGGACCTGTCTACCGCCATACTCACCCTATCAGAGAATGGTGAACTCCAGAGGATCCATGACAAGTGGTTGTCAAGGAAATCTTGTGGTTCCCAGGCAACAACTAATGAATCAGATGAGCTTCAATTAGAAAGCTTCTTGGGGCTATTTCTCATCTGTGGGGCAGCATGTTTTCTTGCTCTTCTTATATACTTTTGCTTGATGTTATGCCAGTTCAGCCGGCATGGAATTCCTGAAGAATCCGATCCTTCTAGAGGTGCCGGCTCACATTCAGCACGTGTGCGGACATTCCTATCATTTGCTGATGAAAAGGAAGATGTGTACAAAAGCAAGTCAAAAAGAAAACGTGAGGAAATGCTATCAAATAGTCGTGTGAAAGAAGATGAATCTAAGAGAGCTCAAATGGACAGTTCTCAGCAGAGGCATGACTGCGAGATTTCAGTTCactaa
- the LOC126705994 gene encoding glutamate receptor 3.2-like isoform X2 has translation MNLVWHVSILALYIGIFSEGASRPDVVNVGALFTFSTINGKVSRIAIKAAEDDINSDPSILGGTKLSILMHDSNFSGFLGIIGALKYMETDTVAIIGPQNSVMAHVLSHLANELHVPLLSFTALDPTLSPLQYPYFVQTAPNDEFQMTAIADMISYFRWGEIVAVYSDDDQSRNGITALGDKLAERRCKITYKAALPPDPTATQSDIKDQLVKVQMMEARVIVLHTYSKTGLLVFEEAQNLGMMDRGYVWIASTWLSTVLDSVSPLPSKTAHSIQGVLTLRPHTPNSTRKSAFMLRWQKLSNNSIGFNPYGLYAYDTVWMIARAVDLLLDQQGTISFSNDSYLNHEGKGTLNLRALSIFDGGKQLLDNILQTNMTGLTGPIQFSPDRSPFHPSYDILNVIETGHRQIGYWSNYSGLSVVTPETLYTRPPNRSSSSQQLDGVVWPGGTTKKPRGWVFANNGRQLRIGVPNRVSYQDFVSRSQVNGTDTVRGYCIDVFLAAIKLLPYAVPHRFILFGDGHKNPSYSELVNMITTNVFDAVVGDIAIVTNRTKKVDFTQPYIESGLVVVAPVRKSNSSAWAFLRPFTPFMWAVTAAFFLIIGTVVWILEHRINDEFRGPPRKQVATILWFSFSTMFFAHRENTVSTLGRVVIIIWLFVVLIINSSYTASLTSILTVQQLSSPITGIDSLGTSNERIGFQVGSFAENYLMEELNIPKSRLVALGSPEEYAVALENRTVAAVVDEQPYIELFLSDHCKFKIRGPEFTKSGWGFVS, from the exons ATGAATCTGGTTTGGCATGTGTCAATTCTTGCTCTCTATATTGGAATATTCTCTGAAGGGGCTTCAAGACCTGATGTAGTTAATGTTGGAGCTCTCTTCACATTTAGCACGATCAATGGGAAGGTATCACGGATTGCAATTAAGGCTGCTGAGGATGACATAAATTCTGATCCAAGCATTCTTGGTGGAACTAAATTGTCTATACTTATGCATGATTCCAACTTTAGTGGATTTCTTGGCATCATTGGGG CATTAAAGTACATGGAGACTGACACAGTAGCTATAATTGGTCCACAAAATTCTGTGATGGCCCATGTACTCTCACATCTTGCAAATGAACTCCATGTCCCTTTATTGTCATTCACAGCACTGGATCCCACCCTATCACCTCTGCAATACCCTTACTTTGTACAAACAGCACCCAATGATGAATTCCAGATGACTGCTATTGCTGATATGATTAGTTATTTTCGTTGGGGAGAGATTGTTGCAGTTTATAGCGATGATGATCAGAGCCGAAATGGTATTACTGCTTTAGGTGATAAACTTGCAGAAAGACGCTGCAAAATTACTTATAAAGCAGCACTTCCCCCTGACCCTACAGCAACACAAAGTGACATTAAAGATCAACTAGTAAAGGTTCAAATGATGGAAGCTCGAGTAATTGTTTTACATACCTACTCCAAAACAGGTCTCCTGGTTTTCGAGGAGGCCCAGAATCTTGGAATGATGGATCGTGGGTATGTTTGGATAGCTTCCACTTGGCTATCTACTGTTCTAGATTCAGTCTCTCCACTTCCTTCAAAAACTGCACACTCTATCCAAGGAGTTTTGACACTTCGTCCACACACACCAAATTCAACAAGGAAAAGTGCTTTTATGTTACGGTGGCAAAAGCTGAGTAATAATTCTATTGGGTTCAACCCTTACGGTCTATATGCCTATGATACTGTTTGGATGATTGCTCGTGCAGTAGATTTGTTGCTTGATCAGCAAGGAACAATTTCATTCTCCAACGATTCTTATTTAAATCATGAGGGGAAAGGGACTCTGAATCTTAGAGCATTAAGCATTTTTGATGGGGGGAAGCAGCTGCTTGACAACATATTGCAGACCAATATGACAGGTTTGACGGGACCTATTCAATTTAGTCCTGACAGATCTCCATTCCATCCTTCATATGATATCCTTAACGTGATTGAAACTGGTCATAGGCAGATTGGATACTGGTCTAATTATTCTGGACTATCTGTTGTGACCCCGGAGACACTTTATACAAGACCACCAAACCGTTCTAGTTCGAGTCAGCAATTAGACGGTGTGGTATGGCCTGGAGGAACTACAAAGAAGCCTCGTGGATGGGTTTTTGCAAACAATGGAAGGCAATTGAGAATTGGAGTTCCAAACCGAGTTAGTTATCAGGACTTTGTCTCACGATCACAAGTAAATGGTACTGATACAGTCCGAGGATATTGCATAGATGTCTTCCTTGCTGCCATTAAGTTGCTTCCTTATGCAGTTCCACATAGGTTCATTCTCTTTGGAGATGGTCATAAGAATCCAAGCTACTCTGAGCTTGTAAATATGATCACAACAAAT GTTTTTGATGCTGTTGTAGGTGACATTGCAATTGTCACAAACAGAACAAAGAAAGTGGATTTTACTCAGCCATATATAGAGTCAGGACTAGTTGTGGTGGCCCCAGTCAGGAAGTCAAATTCAAGTGCCTGGGCATTCTTAAGACCATTTACTCCATTCATGTGGGCTGTCACAGCAGCTTTTTTCCTAATTATTGGAACTGTTGTGTGGATTCTTGAACATAGAATAAATGATGAATTCCGAGGACCTCCTAGGAAACAAGTAGCCACAATACTATG GTTTAGCTTCTCTACTATGTTTTTTGCGCACA GAGAAAATACAGTGAGCACACTTGGTCGTGTTGTGATTATCATCTGGCTTTTTGTGGTTCTCATAATCAACTCAAGCTATACAGCAAGCCTGACATCAATACTCACAGTGCAACAGCTTTCCTCCCCCATCACAGGAATTGATTCCCTGGGGACTAGCAATGAACGGATAGGATTCCAAGTAGGATCTTTTGCTGAAAACTATTTGATGGAGGAACTCAACATCCCAAAATCTAGACTGGTTGCTCTTGGCTCACCGGAAGAATATGCTGTCGCCCTTGAGAACAGAACTGTTGCTGCTGTGGTTGATGAACAGCCATATATAGAGCTCTTCCTGTCAGATCACTGCAAGTTTAAAATTAGAGGCCCAGAGTTCACCAAAAGCGGGTGGGGATTT GTTAGTTAG